Within the Metasolibacillus fluoroglycofenilyticus genome, the region TCTATTGTAAAATGATATGGGCTTGTCACAGTCAATCGCGCCTCTGGTAATAGTTTTCTCATACAAGCGCGCTTTAAGGAAGCAATGACATCCTCGCTTGTGAGCTTTGTTCCATTGTGAAAGTAAATATTTTTACGCAATGTAAAAGTCCATTTTTTTGCGTCGCTTGTGTGATAGCCGTAGACTAAATTAGGTTGCACACGCTCTGTTTCTATACAATAAACAAATAAAGGCTCATGTATTTGATTGTAAAAATGCATATCGTGCCGAGAGTTGCCGTTTAACGGGTCATAATGAAGCTGAATATTTGGATAAGGATAGCGAAAAACATCGCGTTCCTCCTCATTTGAAAAGCCGTAACGTTGCTGTAGCCAATTTTCTACTTGTGGATGTGAAATTACATCGTGCTCTTGTAATAGTGCATAGGCCTCTTTAAATTGTTGCTGCTCCCAATAATGGTCGAATGCTAAATAAATAGCTTCTAGCTTTGTTAGCTGTAAAAGCACTGTAGGCTTTTTCCCACGACCTTGTGTAGTATGCCATTTTAGCCATCCACGTTCCTCACATTTTTTTATAAGCACCTTCGCATAGCGTGCAGAGCAGCTCCATATTTGCGCTAACTCTGCAATAGATGTTGTGCTACTTTGTCCGACTTCAAAACGCCCATATAGTTTTAAAATGTATTGAAACATAGCTCCTCCTTTAAAAGGTGAACAATAAAAATAAAGTGCTCACTTTTTGTTCCTCTATTTTTATTTTACACTAAATTGCAGGAGGTGCTTAGATGAATTTATATCATAATCGTAATTTTTTATTGTTGTACATAGGGACAATCGCATCAACGATAGGCTACCAGCTTTATAATTTTATTTTGCCACTTTTTATATATGATTTAACAAAATCGGCACTGGCAATGAGTACGATGCGTATGATTGATTTTTTACCGAATATTTTGCTAGGCATGCTTGCAGGGGTGCTTGTTGACCGTATAAATCGCAATAGGATGCTTAAATATACAGGTTTTATTAAAGCGGTGCTTGCGACATTGTTAACTGTCATTATTTTGTTAGATACCGTGCAGCTTTGGCATATGTATATTTTAGGTTTTTTCATGGCAACTGTTAGCTATACATTTGGGAATGCGCAACATGCGATTGTGCCACAGCTCTTTGAGAAGTCGTTGATGACTGAAATTCAGGCTAAATTTTCGTTTATTAATACGCTGTTTTCAATAGTAGGTCCAGCAATTGCAGGGATGTTGCTCGTTTTTATTGCCTATGATTATTTATTTATTGTTTATGCATTCTCGTTAGTTGTTATTTGGTTGAGTGTTTTTTTATTAGACGCGACACCAACACCGGAAAGAGCGCATAAGCAATCTATTTTAGCCGATATGAAAGAGGGATTTATCGAGCTATTCGGTAATAAAACATTATTTTATCCGACGATAGCTATTTTATTTAGCAATTTAGCGACGAGCTTTGTCATTGGG harbors:
- a CDS encoding MFS transporter, whose amino-acid sequence is MNLYHNRNFLLLYIGTIASTIGYQLYNFILPLFIYDLTKSALAMSTMRMIDFLPNILLGMLAGVLVDRINRNRMLKYTGFIKAVLATLLTVIILLDTVQLWHMYILGFFMATVSYTFGNAQHAIVPQLFEKSLMTEIQAKFSFINTLFSIVGPAIAGMLLVFIAYDYLFIVYAFSLVVIWLSVFLLDATPTPERAHKQSILADMKEGFIELFGNKTLFYPTIAILFSNLATSFVIGVQVFYVVDVLQETKEQLGFMYSIAAIGGLIGAKFIQPLRRKWTRGKIFTTIYLIDSFVLLLFFFATTWWQLGMLLAIRTCTTIIINIIYLAIRQESTPNHLLGRVAGTSSMFMKLALPAGLFIGGVWAETLPIPYIFLLSACIVFAIYIVLTKQQFSTIQ